Part of the Propionimicrobium sp. PCR01-08-3 genome, ATTCGTGTTTGAGGCCGAAAGTGTCGAGCAGTTCGGACGACCAACCACCCTGGGTGGTCGTCTCATACAGGCCGAGCATCGACGCGTTGACCAGATCGACCATCCACTCACCCGTGAGACGATGATGCACCAAGGTGGGCAGGTGACCGATGCGGTAGGTGCGCTCCAGCACCTCGGGCTGGTTCTGTTGCATCCACAGCACCGTCATGATGCCCGCCCCGCCCGCGAACGGATAGATACCGGCGATCGACAGATACGTGTCCTTACCGACCACCTCGTTGATGACGTCGGTGATCGAGCGGCTGCGCCGATCCATGTGCGTGATGATGTTCGGATAGGCCAGCGTGCCGTCCTCGGCGATGAACACCGGGGAGGGCGAGAACGTGTCGTAACACAACACCCCGACCTGTTCCCGCAATTCGGCGGGCAACCTCTTCGACGCCTGGCCGGTCGCCTCGAACAGCACCTCCGGGTCGATCTCCACCTTCTCACCCGGCAACAAAATATAGGGATACTCCTGCTTCTCGGAGGCGAGCACCCTCAGATCATCATCGAGGATCTCCATCTTCACCGCAGAAGTGCCGAAATCAATGGACAGGTAATACATGGCAGGCGTCCTTTCAGGCCCCGAAGGTCGCGAGTTCGGCGAGACCCTGATCGAGGGCCTGACGGATCTGGGATTCAGCATCGGCGCTGACCCGGCAAACAGGCCGCCGGGGCGCTCCCGCGTGGTAGCCGCGGATATTCATCGCGGCTTTCAGGCTCGCCACACCCTGCTTACCGCCACCGCTCTTCGCGACCCGACTCAAAATGCGGTAGTACCGTTTCGCCGCATCAGGTGACTCGTTGAAATAAAGATCAGTCAGCCGGGCGCATTCGTCCGGCAGATAATTCGCGGCCGACACCACACCACCCGGGCCGTCGAAAGCCAAACAGGTCATGACATTGGACAACGAACCCGCCATCACAGCGAAATCATCACGCGCACCGGCGGCCACCATGTACTCGGTCATCATGGTCGGCGAGGTGTCCTTGACACCCGCGATATTAGGATGATCGGCGAGCTCGGCCAGCACACTCGGCGGCACCGTCACACCGTTGGCGTATCCGGGTGCCACGTACAACAAGATCGGAACCGGACTCGCATCGGCCACCGCCGTATAGAAATCGGCCAGCGCGGGCCCATCGTCCAACTTCGCG contains:
- a CDS encoding dihydrodipicolinate synthase family protein, which codes for MNDQLRGVIIPVATPFDAGSDEAVDVAALEHNFGLWDGTGVAGYMVLGTNGEFKAVDDEESRTVIKAAAANKGDKTLIVGAGRESTRTTISFVRSLEPWGDSIDYVSVLTPNYFAKLDDGPALADFYTAVADASPVPILLYVAPGYANGVTVPPSVLAELADHPNIAGVKDTSPTMMTEYMVAAGARDDFAVMAGSLSNVMTCLAFDGPGGVVSAANYLPDECARLTDLYFNESPDAAKRYYRILSRVAKSGGGKQGVASLKAAMNIRGYHAGAPRRPVCRVSADAESQIRQALDQGLAELATFGA